The genomic window TGACGACCGCACGAATGTCGTCTTCGACGGCGCAGTCATCGCCGGACTTCAATTGTCCCACGTTGATCACCATATCAACCTCGCGGGCTCCGTCAAAGATCGCCCGCCTGGCCTCATACGCCTTAACGTCCGGCAGGGTCGCGCCAAGCGGAAAGCCGATCACTGTGCATACAGGCACGCCGCTTCCCTTTAGGAACTCCGCTGCCTGCTTGACCCATGCGGGATTAACGCAAACGGACGCAAAGCCGTATTGTGCGGCCTCTTCGCAAAGCTTTTTGATGTCTTTGTATGAAGCCTCGGGTTTGAGCAGCGTGTGATCGATCAGGCTTGCCCAATCGCGAGCGGTCGCGGTTTCGCCAAGAACGATGCCGATCCGCTGGGCACCCGCATCGACAATGCGTTCAACATCGGCACGGCAGAACGTCGGATACGATTCTTCGCCCGACATTTTTGCCATCACCATGTCGGTGATCTGGTCTATCAGCTGGTTGTAATCGGCATTTTTCTGCATCACTTCACCGCATTTGTCATCCTACTTAAACCATCCGTAAGGTCATTTTATCACGAACGGTACTGCCTATCGATCGCATCGATCTTGCCTACGCGCTTCTTGTGCCTCTCCTCCGATATTTCGGTGGTAAGAAATGCCTCGACGATAGCCTTGACCTCCTCGAACGAATTCTGCCCGGAGCCGAGCGTCAAGATATTCGCTCCGTTGTGCTCTCGCGAATTCTTCGCAAGCGCGACGGAGTATACCTGCGCCGCACGCACGCCCGGAACTTTGTTCGCTGCCATTGCACTCCCGATGCCTGCACCGTCAATAATGATCCCGACGTCCGCCTGCTTGCCGCTGACCGCACGGGCCACCGCGTGTGCAAAGTCAGGATAATCGACCGCATCCTCGGTCTCGGTGCCGAAATCACGCACATTCAAGCCAAGATCGCCAAGAAAGACCTTAAGCTGTTCCTTGAACTTAAAACCGCCGTGGTCGCACCCTATCGCCACCGAACGCACCTTTATACCTGAGCTTCGCGGGTGCTTGCGGATCAGCACGATATTCAGGTCGCGAACCAGATCGCTTGCCAGCGGCGTGAATTTCACATCCGCGGCGACACGCACGCGAGATCCTTCTTCAAGCCCTCGAAGGTCATTCTCCGTGATCAGAGTTTTTGACGATTCGTCGCGCTCCCATTCACGTTCGGCCCTATCCCGCAGCGAATTTACAACAATATGCTGCGGCGGGTGTGCTTCAGGCTCAACCGAGGTTCTCGCTTCACCCGGAACGGCAGCTAACACTTGACGCACAAGCTCACGGACGCGATCTCGTTTCTCACTATCAGTTTCGTTCATTTACAGGCCAAAAAGCTGTTCTTGCTCACCGGACTTGAAACGCTTCTCTGTTTGAAATAGTATTTCCAAAATTCGATTCTTTCAAACAGCGAGGAACAACATGACCTCAGAATTCGCTCAGGCCGTGTCAACAGAGTTTAGCAACCCAAATTTCGAAATATTGTACAGTGCGGAACGGATCAACGAGCGTATTTGCGAACTCGGCGCACAACTCACCGCAGAATATGCAGGCAAAGAACTTGTTCTCGTCAGCGTTCTCAAGGGATCGTGCGTCTTTCTCGCCGATCTTATGCGTGTGATCGACCTGCCGCTGACGATCGACTTTATGTCCGTATCATCATACAAGGACGGGACCGTCTCTACCGGCGACGTTGAGATCTTGAAGGATCTTTCAAATCCGATCCGCGGCAAACATGTGCTTGTGGTCGAAGATATCGTCGATACCGGACTTACCTTAACGAGGCTGATCGAGATACTCGGTTCGCGCGGCGCGGCGTCTATCAAGATAGCGACTTTCCTTGATAAGCCTGAGCCTAGGATAAAGAAAGAACTTATTGTCGATTACACCGGCTTTGTCATTCCGAATAAATTCGTCGTCGGTTACGGCCTTGATGCCGCCGGCCGCTATCGGAACCTGCCGTTCGTCGGGATCGTTACCGACCCGTCCAAGGCGTAAAATTCGGGGAAAACCTTTATTCCTTCTCTTGACCGCATACGGCTATATCCGTATAATCTGATATTTTCGACCATGGCACTCGACATGTGCCTGTCGAACAGGAGCTAACAGAGAAATGAGTTACGCGATCATAAGAACGGGCGGCAAGCAATTCGCGGTCGAAAGCGGACAGACGCTTCGCGTCCCGAAGATCGAAGCAGAAGCCGGAACGAAGGTCGATGTCGAAACGCTTTTTGCTGACGGCAAGGTCGGTGCATCTACGCTGAAGGCAACGGTGGTATCACACGGTAAGGACGATAAGGTCATCGTGTTCAAAAAGAAACGCCGCAAGCAATACAAGCGTAAGCAGGGGCACAGGCAAGGATTTACGGAAATAACGATCGACTGATCGTTGATAAACTAGAGTTATGGCACATAAGAAAGGGGTAGGTTCATCACGCAACGGACGCGACTCAAATGCTCAACGGCTCGGATTGAAGAAATTCGGCGGCCAGCACGTCCTTGGCGGCAATATTCTCGCACGCCAACGCGGCACCAAGTGGAAGCCGGGCAACAACGTGGGGCGCGGCAAGGATGATACGCTGTTCGCTCTGATCGAAGGATTTGTTAAGTTCGAAGATAAGGGCCGTAAGGGCAAATTCATTAGCGTCTATGTCGAAGGCGCTCCGGAACTCGCACCGGCAGCGTAATTGCTGTATTTTTTCTTTTCGAGAGGCTGCCTGAAACGGCGGCCTCTTTGTATTTCCTGCTAAAAAGCGATGGTCCTGAGAACGAATTTTATAAAATTCGGAACAAAACTTGATCGCTGAGATCTTTTTTTTCTTTTTTTTCACGGTCACCCTCTCGCATAAATTTTCCGCCTGTGGAAAACTTCGTCGGATGTAATTGACACTGTCTTTTAGCCTTAGCTGAGAACGCCGTTGCCGAGCCGCGATCCGTACACACCATTATCCACAGGTTTTCCACAGAAAGCCCGTAAATACGGGCTAGAGTTAAAGTATTTTCTACTTGACTTCCGTTTTTTCCGGGTTATTATGTCCATACAGTCGAAGTTGCTCACGGGTACTTTGACCAGCACCGGGAGGTGGATGGGTTGCGGCGACGCATCTCTTCGAAAGACGGCAGGAGCGGAAGCCACCGTTTGAAACGCCCGGAGTTGAAGCCGAAAGGCTTGTGCTGAGAACCGCTAGACAGTTCTCGATCGGCAGGACGCTTCGGCGGATCGCCTGATCTAATGTCACAGGGATAAAAACCTGAGACGCCTTGCGAGAAATGATCAGCTCGAAAGGTGCACAAAAGTCGCTCGCGAAACCTGTTCGCAGCATACGCGAGCCTCGTTGCCGGGGACGTAACCGGCGGTGGAGGAAAAGCCACCAAAACAAAAACCTAACGGCACCTCGACAGCATCCTTGCGGTGCGAACGAGAGAAAGGATCTAAGTTCGCTTTTATTCTTCGTGCTGGCCGGCGATCAAAAGCTCCCCGCAGAGCGTCGTCGGAATAAAAAACAGGCAAGTGCCCTATGTACAAGGGCATTTGCCACACCCTTAGCCCCGCCGGTACGCGAGTCTTCGGAATCGATGCCCAAAGGTGAATAAGGAAAAAACAAAAGCGTTGATCTTTTCAAGCAATTGAAAAGATCAACGCTTTTGTTTTTATGCGCCGTCTTCATCATGATCATCCTTCTGCTCGCTGCCTCGGGCGGACTTTGCACGGGCCTTCGCCATGGCCAATACCGATGGAAGCTGCAGCACCTGTTCCCTTCGGGTTTCGGCCTCGAGGTGCAGCACTCGTGCCGAAAGCAGGTTATTGAGCGAGATCGTGCCAAGCAATCGCGTCGGATCTTCGCGATCAACAACCGGAAACCGCGTAATGCCCGTTGCTGCCATCCTTTCAACGACCGGCCTCAGCGGTTCATCATCAAAGACCACCTGCGGATCGTAATGCGTGATCTCAGAGAGCCGCCCGTTCGGGTCGCGGTCGGCTCTTTGGATAGCAGCGCGTAGGTCGCGGCGGGTTACGACACCTACCAACCTATCGTCCGCGTCCACAACCGGGTACATATGTTGGACTCGATCGGAGAGGTCTGATGATATCAATCGAGCCAACTCCTTATTCGTACGCCCCTCATGCAAGGCGTCAATATCAGTACGCATAACCTCCCGTGCAAATGTTATCTCCATCGGATCGAGTGAATATTCCCGACTCATATGATAACCACGCCGAGCGATCTTTTCTGTAAGGATCGAACGGCCAAGCGTCAGAACGGTAAATGCGTGAGCGATGGTTACCGCAGTAAGCAGCGGAAGAAGCATGTTGATGTCGTGTGTCAACTCCAATGCGAACACGATACCGGTGAACGGGGCCCTCATTGTACCGCCTAAGATCGCACCCATACAGACAAGAGGCCAAAACCCGACGCCTTCTGCAGGCAAGATGCCGCTCAAAACGCCTCCGAGTGCTCCGCCCATCATCAGTAACGGGGCTAGGACGCCGCCGGATGTACCTGAACCGAGGGAAATGATCCAGATCGAGGACTTTACAATAAGCACGCCCATAAGGACCTTGATCGGCGCCTCGGTTTGGAGGAAACCGCGTATCACGTCATAACCGACACCTAAGGACTGCGGAAAGATCAGGCCGCCGACACCAACCGCAACGCCACCGATAGCGGGCCACCACATCCAATGGATCGGAAGCTTGGCAAATGCATCCTCCGATGCATACACGCCCTTCGTCAGCAGAAGCGAGAGAACTCCGGCAAGCACGCCCGCAACGACGCACCCCAACAGTCCGTCAAACCCGACAAATCCCGGGAATGGGCCCGCCGGAAACAGCGGCGCAGGATCGAGGAGATATCGCCGTGCCGTCGTAGCCGCGGCACAGGCAAGAGCGACAGGGATCATACTTCGCGGCTTCCATTCGAACAGCAGCAGTTCGACTGCCAGCAGCACCGATGCTATCGGTGCACCAAAGGTCGCGGCCATTCCGGCGGCTGCACCAGCTACAAGTAAAGTTTTTCTTTCGGAACTTGTAAGCCGAAAGAACTGTGCGATCATCGAGCCGAACGCACCGCCGGTCATAATGATCGGACCTTCCGCTCCGAACGGCCCGCCAGATCCGATCGAGACAGCGGACGAAAGCGGTTTCAGCAATGCGATCTTCGGCTGGACTCGGCTGCCATTCAAAAGGATCGACTCAATAGCCTCGGGAATTCCGTGGCCCCTGATCCTCTCCGATCCGTACCGGGCCATTATTCCGATGATCACGCCGCCAATAACCGGCACAAAGATGATGAGCCAACCAAGCGTATTTCCAGCCGGAGAGACACTTTCGAAACTCAACCGATGATAGAAGAAGACATTTGTAAAGAATGCAATTAACCGCAGCAAGAGCCATGCGATGCCTGCCGCTGCGGTCCCAATTACGATCGCGAGGCCCGAGATGCGAATTATCCGCCGTTTTGTAGTGAAGTCACCGAGATCAGCGGCACTTGAATTCTCAAAGCGTGTCCAAAACCCCGTATTTTCCGCAACGGTACCATCTGTCATTTTCCCCCTCCCTGAATACTCAAAGAAACGAAAATATCATCTTTGGACCTCCGATGCAGGTCTAAAAGCACGAATCGTGCTGCCGCATTTGTTAACCGTTGCCGCCCGCGAATAGAATTGCACTCGGAAGGATGTTTCTTGATCGCGTCAAGATAAGAGTCAAAGCCGGCGACGGCGGCAACGGCGTAACGGCCTTTCGGCGCGAGAAATTCGTGCCTCGCGGCGGCCCTTCGGGCGGCGACGGCGGTGTCGGAGGCAGCGTCTGGATAGAATCGTCAGAGGGCCTCAACACGCTGCTCCATCTGCGCTACAACCCCGAACACAAGGCAGAGCGTGGCCGGCACGGCGAAGGCTCGAATCGTTTTGGAAAAGACGGCGCTGACACGACGGTCGGTGTTCCTGTAGGTACGCAGGTGTTCGATGCCGCGACCGATGAGTTGCTCTTCGATTTTACGGAGCCGGGCCAGCGATACCTTGCAGCAAAGGGCGGCAAGGGCGGCTGGGGCAACGCTCACTTTGCAACTGCGACTCGACAGGCACCAAAATTTCATTACGACGGTCGCCCCGGCGAGGAACGCGAACTCCAACTCGAACTGAAGTTGATCGCCGACGTCGGCCTCGTCGGTTATCCGAACGCCGGCAAATCTACTTTGATCTCGGTGATCTCGGCCGCAAAACCAAAGATCGCCGATTATCCCTTCACGACTCTAGAACCAAATCTCGGCGTTGTGGATATGGGCGATTACCGTACGCTCGTCGTTGCCGATATACCCGGGCTTATCGAAGGTGCATCGGACGGTGCGGGCCTCGGCCATCGATTTCTGCGTCACGTAGAACGCACAAAGCTGATCCTCCACCTTGTTGATATCTCATCGTTGTCGGGCCGCGACCCGGTCAGTGATTACGAGGTCATCAACCGCGAATTGGCGAAATATGATGCTAACCTTGCCGAACGTGAGCAGATCGTGGTCGCCACAAAGATCGACTCGCTAGATGACCCGGAACGCCTTGAGAACCTGAAGGCACGTGTCAAAAAGGATAAGCGCCGATTCTTCGCAATTTCATCGGTCGCAAATCGCGGCATCAAAGAACTGATGACCGCAGTGGCCGACCGTATCTTCAGGCCGGAAGAAGACCGATGAAAATCACTGCGTTCTATGGAGGCTCGTTCGACCCGGTGCACAACGGCCATATCGCGGTCGCACGGCAACTGCTGCAGCACACGCCGCTCGATTCCGTGGTGCTTGTACCGGCATTTCATGCACCTCATAAGGTACGGCTTCAGCCGACATCGGCTTACGATCGCTATGCAATGCTGTGTCTGGCCACCGAGGCTGATCCCGGGATCAGCGTTTCGCGGATGGAGATCGAGGCTCCGGAACGTCCGTATTCACTCGAGACCTTGACCCGCATTCTCGAATCGACGACGCCCGAAGAGGTCTTTTTTGTGATCGGTGCGGATTCTTGGCGTGACATCAGGACGTGGCGGGAATGGGAGACAGTGCTGACAATGGTGAACATACTTGTTGTCACAAGGCCGGGCGTAGAACTCGCCGCCGCCCACGTCTCGGATAAGGTGCGCGATCGGATCATCGACCTTCGAGGATTTGATGACCTGCAATTTTCGAACGGCCTGCACGTTTACTTCACGGACCTTGTGAACATGGACGTTTCAGCGACCGAGATAAGGCAGAAGGTGCGCCGCGATGACGCGTCGTGGCGTAGCGATGTTCCGGCAAACGTTGTAAACTACATTGAAAAGTATCGGATCTATAAGTAATGGAAGAAATTCAGGAGAAATCACTCCAACACAGCACAGCCCGCATTGAACTCGCCGCAAAACCAACATCGTTCAAATCGCTTGATCCCGCACTCCGACTTGCGATCGAGTGCATCGACGAAAAGAAAGGTATTGACATCGTCGGCCTCGACCTGCGCGAAATAGCAAGCTTTACGGAGTTCTTCGTTATTGCAAGCGGAAGCAATCAGCGGCAAGTGCAGGCTATCGCCGACGAGATATCTGAACAGCTAAAGAAACAATGCGGCGTCAGTGCTCTCCGAATCGAAGGATACAATACCGCCGAGTGGATCCTGCTGGATTACGGCGACTTCATCGTCCACCTTTTCGATCGCGACGCGAGAGAGTTCTACGACCTCGCCCGTCTGTGGCGCGATGCTCGAAAGGTCGAGATCGACATTACATGAAACTGCGTTTTCTCTGGGTCGGCAAGACCCGTAACAGGCATTTTGAGGCGCTGCAGTCCGATTATCTGCGGCGCCTTTCGCATTTTGCCAAGTGCGAGGTAACCGAAGTTCGCGACGGCGGCGGCCCCGAAGCTGAAGGCAAACGCATCTTGGAACGCCTCGGCTCGACATCCGCCGTCTGTCTTTTGGATATTAACGGCGAGAAATATACATCACACGGACTGGCTCAACTGATCGAACGCTGGCAGACGGACGGGCGAAAGGAAACGACGTTTATCATCGGTGGTGCCGAAGGGGTCTCTGCTGCGGTTGCCGAACGTGCCGACCATAGGTTATCCTTATCGTTTCTCACATTGACGCACGAGATGGCTCGTGTGATCTTGGCGGAGCAATTATATAGGGCATTTACGATAATAAAGGGCTTTCCGTATCAAAAATGAGTAAATTGAATGTAAAAGAGATCACCAAAAAGCTTCATCATGAGCGTGCCGTACTGATCGATAAGCTGAAAGGGAACGACCTGTCGATCGATGATTCGGAAACGCCGGATCCGGTCGATCTTGCGGTACGCAATTATTCGAAGAATGTAATGCTCGCGGTCTCCGAGAACGAGAGCCGTCAGTTGACACTTATAGACGAGGCCCTTGTACGCATCGCGGATGAAGAATACGGCAAATGCCAGAACTGTGAAAAGGCCATTAATCCAAAACGGCTCGGCGCGATCCCTTGGGCACGATATTGTCTTGATTGTCAGGCACTGTTGGAGCAAGGCCTGCTTGACGAAGAATGATCTTTGACCGAGCCAGAGACTTGGCGATCTCCCTTCTATACCCTCAGGGCTGCAAGATCTGCGGCAAATTGATCGAAAATTCTGATGACGGCGTTGCTTGCGGCGATTGTTGGCGGCAGACGCACATCTTTAGCGGCGACGAGATCCTGTGCGGCAAATGCGGGGCTCTGCTCGGCACACAAGGCGGCCCGCTTGCTGTTCGCTGTCATAGATGCGATGAGCAGCATTTTGACCATGCAAAGGCTATCGGCGTTCATGAATTCGCTTTGGCAGCTTCGATCAATCACTTAAAGAGATATCCGGATATTCCGAAGCATTTACGGAACTTGATCGAAAGCTGCTCCGCGACATTGCCTTTCACGAATATCGATCTCCTTATGCCCGTGCCTCTCTCATCGCAGCGACTGCTCGAGCGCGGATTCGATCAGGCATTGCTTATTGCAAGGATCGCGGCAAAGATGCTTGACCTGCCGATAGACGGTCATTCCCTTTCGAGGACGCGGCACACGCCAGTTCACCGTGTCGGCATGGATCGCAAGGCCCGCGAATTGACTCTCAATAATGTGTTCGATGTCGTAAGGCCGAAGCTCATTGCGGGCCGAAATATTCTTCTCGTAGATGACGTCTTTACAACAGGAGCAACGACGTCAGCTTGTGCCGCCGCTCTCAAAAAAGCAGGCGCGGCGAGCGTCAATGTTTTCACGCTCGCACGCGCCGTTCTGAATTAAGACCGCTCTTTACGGATTATCGCTCTGCGGAGCGGGTATGTCACCGTTCAGCCCGAATTGGAAGATCCTTGTCGAGCCGTTCGAACTGTTGACGATGTACCACACGCCGTTCGACGGCCGAAAGACCGCGATGTCATCCTTGCCGTCGCCGTCATAATCGCCGACCGCTGGCACATCGCCGCTGATGCCCCATTGCTGAGCATAAAAGCCTGCCGTGCTTCGATTCTGATACCAAATACCGGTCGACGGGCGAAAGACGGCTTGATCGGCCTTCCCGTCAAAATCATAATCGCCGGGTACCGGCACATCGCCCGCCATGCCGAAGTGCGTAACGACATACTGCCCGTTGATGCTGTTCAGCCGATGCCAATCGCCGTCGCTCGGACGCCATACGCTTATATCGGATTTGCCGTCAGTGTCGTAGTCGGCCGCAACCGGAATATCGCCGTTCTGCCCGAACGGAACAACGAGATAGTTATTGGGATCCGTTGTGCGGCGTATCCACCATGTGCCGGTCGAGGGCCGGAAAACGGCTATATCCGCTTTTGCATCGCCGTCAAAGTCGCCTTGTGCAGGAATGTCGCCCGCAGAACCGAACGGCACAACACCCGCGGTTGAATCACTGCTTCGAAAGTAGTACCAGACATTTGTCGATGGCCGATACACCGCGATGTCCGAGATGTTGTCACCGTCGTAATCCTCAACGACGGGTTGGTCGCCATTCAATCCGAATTGCTGAATGCGATAGGTACTGTCCGAGCTGTTATAGGCGTACCACATTCCGGTCGAGGGACGAAAAACGGAAATGTCGGTCTTAAAGTCGCCGTCGAGGTCGGCTGACGCTTTTGCTCTTACGATCTTCTCGAGCGTTCCGGTCGTGTTGGCGATTCCGACCGTGTACAACTCGCCATCGTCATCCTCACCAAATGAGGAATAAAGACGGGTGGTATCAAGCAATGCGATCGTGTTCTGTTCGTTTATAAAGACCTCGCCCGTACAATAATCGCCGTAAACGTACGTGCCGGGCACGAAAGTATTCTGTGTGCCTCGGTAAACATATCCGCCGACCACGCTGCAGCGCGAACCTGTTTGATATTGATAGATCGGCATGAGATAGTTCGCCGGATTGCAAAGGCCGGGGTCGTTTCCCGTACACTGCGTTCCTTCATAAACACGCCATCCGTAATTGCCGCCGAGCGTAATGATATCGACCTCTTCGATCGCGTTTTGGCCTACATCGCCGACCCAAAGCTGATGCGTGCCGCCGCGGTCGAACGACCAACGATACGGATTGCGCATTCCTATTGTGTAGATCTCATCCGCACCGGGTGTCGCACCTGCGTATGGATTTGTCGGAGGAATATTGTAGGGCGGCACCTGAGTCTCAGGGACATTCACATCGATCCGAAGGAATTTACCGAGAAGCGAATTAATGTTCTGTGCATTGGCCAGAGGATCATTGCCCGAGCCGCCGTCGCCTGTTGCGGCATAAAGATAACCGTCATCAGGGCCGAATGCGATCGTTCCGCCGTTATGATTTGAGGCCAGCGTGTGCGGGATCGTGATCAACACACGGGCCGTACTCGGATCGCCCTTATTCGGGTCGTTCGGAAATACCTTGTACTCAGCGATCTGAATTGCTCCGTCACTGCTTCGCGTGTAATAAACATAGAACTTCCGGTTATTCGTAAAATCCGGATGAAACGCAAGCCCCAATAGCCCACGCTCATTGCCGGAACTGCTGACCACGCCGGAAAGGTTGATGAAGTCCGTCGTGGCCGAAGCCCCGGGCTGCAAGACCTTAATGATACCGCGCTGCTGTACCACGAAAATTCGCTTTGTTCCATCGCGAACTGTAACCATATGAACCGGCAAGGCGAGTCCGGAAAGGACCGGGATAGTGCGGATCTTCAGCGGCGACGGTGCGGCAAAGGTTGGGCCGCCGGTCAAAAATGCCATAAGCGTCAAGGCCGCAACGGCAAAAAGAACTATTCGTTTCATTTGAACTCCTAAGAACGCGCAAGCACTCCTAAATAACGGAAGCTGTACCTGCGGAAATCTGGACAAGCTTGAATGAACACTTGTCGGTGATGCGATTAAAACCGGTTAAAACCAGAATGATTGTACAACTGAACGGCGATCCGCCGCAACACACCTAGAGCCTGTAGTGTACACCTTTTTTTCGCAATGCTTCGTCCTCATTTTCGAGGTTCTGAAGGCGCAGCGTGATATCGGCGGTCATCTCAGGCCCGGCGCACTCGCCCCGCTTGAGTGCGGCAAAGCCGGCAGCGGCTATCATAGCTGCATTATCGGTGGAAAGATGCTTTGAAGGGAAATATACAGGAATGCCCAGCCGTTCTGCCGCTGCCTCAGCAGCTTCCTTAAGCGCAAGGTTACAAGCGACGCCGCCGGCAACTATGAGCGTACGAGGAAGCAGGTCTTTGGCGAGCTTTTCAAGCGTACCGACAAGGGCCTTGATCACAGCAGATTGAAAACCGGCGGCAATGTCACGCACCTCGGGCGACGGCTCGTTCTCAATAATGTTGATCTCATTCTCGCGCAAATAACGTGAAACCGCGGTCTTAAGTCCGCTAAAGCTCAGATCGGGGCGGCCGTCGGAGATCTTCGCTTGAGGAAAATGAACCTTTCCGGCATTAACGCCCTTGGCCAACCGTTCGATCACAGGGCCGCCGGGATAGCCGAGCCCAAGCATCTTCGCAACCTTATCGAATGCCTCGCCGGCGGCGTCATCACGGGTACGCGAGACGACCTTATACTTCCCTTCCTCCGGAATATAAAAAATGTTCGTATGCCCGCCGGAAACGATCAATGCGAGAGCGGGATATTCGACCGGCGGATTCTCGAAAACGATCGAATATACGTGGCCTTCTATATGATTTACGCCCACGATCGGAATATCAAGGCCGTACGCCAAGGCCTTTGCGTAACAAACGCCAACAAGCAGCGAACCGATCAGCCCCGGCCCTTGCGTTACCGCGATCGCATCGATATCGCTGAGCCTCGTGCCCGCACGCTCAAGAGCCTCGTTTACAACAGGCTCGATCTTTTCGAGATGCTCACGCGAGGCGATCTCAGGGACGACGCCGCCCCACTCGCGGTGAATATCGACCTGCGAGGCAATGACCGACGATAAAATTTCGCGGCCGTCCCGCACCAAAGCCGCCGCCGTCTCATCACAAGAGCTTTCGATACCAAGTATGATCATCTGCTGAACACACTGCCCTCCGCCGAACCTTGATTAGCGAACACGTCGAACACCTCTCTTGAGTAGCTGACGCCTTCCGGAAATTGCCGCATCATTTCATCACGCAGTTGGGCGGCGTCACGCTCCAAATACTCATTGAGTGCCGCCTGATCCTCGGCAAAATAGGCGGTCCGGTATTTGCCCTCGCGGCCGGCAAAGATCGCGTGGATGAACCGCCGCGTCGCAAGCACCTCAGTTATGTGCACCGTAACCATATAGCTTTCGTATGTTTCCCTTTGATCCGGCGCCACACTAGCTGTTACTTCATAAACGATCATAATTACTTTCGCAGCGAACCGCCGCAGCCTCGAACCGCCGTCATACCATACACTTTACCTATCGCAAGCCCGCTTGTGAAAACCAGCCGCCTCGAAAATGCTGTATATGCGAACGATCACGGTAGCCGCACCGCCGGCTTTGTCTTAAAGTTCTGCCCCGACAGCGGCACGTTCGCCGATATGAATGATTGACTTTCGCTCCGAACAGGCATATTACGGAAACGTAGGGAATGTTTTTGAAAGGAGGCTGAATATGAAAAGGAAAGCACTTGCGGTCATAACATCGCTTATCGTCGCTGTCGGCACGATAATGATAGTCGAGATGATCAACTCAACGATCCTGCCTATCGAAGGCAGCGTGATGGCACGCAACCCCGACACCGTCCGCGAAGCAATGACGTCGCGTCCCGATCTCGGATTTATCGTCGTGGTGATCGGCTATGTCCTGGCTGCATTCGGTGCCGGTTTCATCGTAACCAAGATGTCACGTCGCGAAGGCGGCAGTCTTCACCTGGCGATATTATGCGGTGTCATTCTGACCGCTTTGGGTATCGCGAACATCGTGCTGTTTCCCGGCCATCCGATGTGGTTCATCGCCCTGATGCTGATCTCGTTC from Chloracidobacterium sp. includes these protein-coding regions:
- a CDS encoding PQQ-dependent sugar dehydrogenase, encoding MKRIVLFAVAALTLMAFLTGGPTFAAPSPLKIRTIPVLSGLALPVHMVTVRDGTKRIFVVQQRGIIKVLQPGASATTDFINLSGVVSSSGNERGLLGLAFHPDFTNNRKFYVYYTRSSDGAIQIAEYKVFPNDPNKGDPSTARVLITIPHTLASNHNGGTIAFGPDDGYLYAATGDGGSGNDPLANAQNINSLLGKFLRIDVNVPETQVPPYNIPPTNPYAGATPGADEIYTIGMRNPYRWSFDRGGTHQLWVGDVGQNAIEEVDIITLGGNYGWRVYEGTQCTGNDPGLCNPANYLMPIYQYQTGSRCSVVGGYVYRGTQNTFVPGTYVYGDYCTGEVFINEQNTIALLDTTRLYSSFGEDDDGELYTVGIANTTGTLEKIVRAKASADLDGDFKTDISVFRPSTGMWYAYNSSDSTYRIQQFGLNGDQPVVEDYDGDNISDIAVYRPSTNVWYYFRSSDSTAGVVPFGSAGDIPAQGDFDGDAKADIAVFRPSTGTWWIRRTTDPNNYLVVPFGQNGDIPVAADYDTDGKSDISVWRPSDGDWHRLNSINGQYVVTHFGMAGDVPVPGDYDFDGKADQAVFRPSTGIWYQNRSTAGFYAQQWGISGDVPAVGDYDGDGKDDIAVFRPSNGVWYIVNSSNGSTRIFQFGLNGDIPAPQSDNP
- a CDS encoding DUF4286 family protein: MIVYEVTASVAPDQRETYESYMVTVHITEVLATRRFIHAIFAGREGKYRTAYFAEDQAALNEYLERDAAQLRDEMMRQFPEGVSYSREVFDVFANQGSAEGSVFSR
- a CDS encoding ComF family protein, giving the protein MIFDRARDLAISLLYPQGCKICGKLIENSDDGVACGDCWRQTHIFSGDEILCGKCGALLGTQGGPLAVRCHRCDEQHFDHAKAIGVHEFALAASINHLKRYPDIPKHLRNLIESCSATLPFTNIDLLMPVPLSSQRLLERGFDQALLIARIAAKMLDLPIDGHSLSRTRHTPVHRVGMDRKARELTLNNVFDVVRPKLIAGRNILLVDDVFTTGATTSACAAALKKAGAASVNVFTLARAVLN
- the rsfS gene encoding ribosome silencing factor produces the protein MEEIQEKSLQHSTARIELAAKPTSFKSLDPALRLAIECIDEKKGIDIVGLDLREIASFTEFFVIASGSNQRQVQAIADEISEQLKKQCGVSALRIEGYNTAEWILLDYGDFIVHLFDRDAREFYDLARLWRDARKVEIDIT
- the tsaD gene encoding tRNA (adenosine(37)-N6)-threonylcarbamoyltransferase complex transferase subunit TsaD, coding for MIILGIESSCDETAAALVRDGREILSSVIASQVDIHREWGGVVPEIASREHLEKIEPVVNEALERAGTRLSDIDAIAVTQGPGLIGSLLVGVCYAKALAYGLDIPIVGVNHIEGHVYSIVFENPPVEYPALALIVSGGHTNIFYIPEEGKYKVVSRTRDDAAGEAFDKVAKMLGLGYPGGPVIERLAKGVNAGKVHFPQAKISDGRPDLSFSGLKTAVSRYLRENEINIIENEPSPEVRDIAAGFQSAVIKALVGTLEKLAKDLLPRTLIVAGGVACNLALKEAAEAAAERLGIPVYFPSKHLSTDNAAMIAAAGFAALKRGECAGPEMTADITLRLQNLENEDEALRKKGVHYRL
- a CDS encoding TraR/DksA family transcriptional regulator, encoding MSKLNVKEITKKLHHERAVLIDKLKGNDLSIDDSETPDPVDLAVRNYSKNVMLAVSENESRQLTLIDEALVRIADEEYGKCQNCEKAINPKRLGAIPWARYCLDCQALLEQGLLDEE
- a CDS encoding 23S rRNA (pseudouridine(1915)-N(3))-methyltransferase RlmH produces the protein MKLRFLWVGKTRNRHFEALQSDYLRRLSHFAKCEVTEVRDGGGPEAEGKRILERLGSTSAVCLLDINGEKYTSHGLAQLIERWQTDGRKETTFIIGGAEGVSAAVAERADHRLSLSFLTLTHEMARVILAEQLYRAFTIIKGFPYQK